One part of the Rutidosis leptorrhynchoides isolate AG116_Rl617_1_P2 chromosome 1, CSIRO_AGI_Rlap_v1, whole genome shotgun sequence genome encodes these proteins:
- the LOC139865383 gene encoding U4/U6 small nuclear ribonucleoprotein PRP4-like protein has translation MDIDENENPNPNPNPNSTTTPSDTGVHIPPIEPTIQPLSTPILPPIAPIPRPLAPIPTVRAQNGDTVAKSDEEDDDSAPEYEISEESRLFREKQEKAKQDFLMKQKAKALAVPTNDKAVRSRLRRLGEPVTLFGEREMERRDRLRMLMAKLDSEGQLDKLMKVLEEEEASTNAVAMDDGGGGEDEGEAVQYPFYTEGSTALLKARYAIAKDSVVKAALRLDRARRKRDDPDEDMDAEINWALENAVSFGLDCSEIGDDRPLSGCSFSCDGKFLATCSLTGVAKIWSMPGVKIVSLLKGHTERATDVSFSQTNNQIATASADRTAKLWNIEGTLLNTYKGHLDRLARVAFHPSGNYLGTTSYDKTWRLWDTETGDELLLQEGHSRSVYGLAFHPDGSLAASCGLDALARVWDLRSGRSILSLEGHVKPVLGISFSPNGYHLATGGEDNTCRIWDLRKKKSLYTIPAHSNLISQIKFEPQEGYFLVTSSYDMTAKIWSSRDFKPVKVLSGHEAKVTSVDVTADGQSIATVSHDRTIKLWSSQNAEKDKATAMDFD, from the exons ATGGATATAGACGAAAatgaaaaccctaaccctaaccctaaccctaattccaCCACTACACCATCAGACACCGGCGTTCACATTCCGCCAATTGAACCTACAATTCAACCACTGTCAACCCCAATCCTACCACCAATTGCTCCGATTCCTCGTCCACTAGCCCCAATTCCAACAGTTCGTGCACAAAATGGCGACACAGTTGCTAAATCGGATGAAGAAGATGACGATTCAGCACCGGAGTACGAGATCTCAGAAGAAAGCAGGCTGTTTAGGGAGAAACAAGAGAAAGCTAAGCAGGATTTTTTGATGAAACAAAAAGCTAAAGCACTCGCAGTACCGACTAACGATAAGGCGGTGCGGTCCCGCCTGCGACGGTTAGGTGAACCGGTTACTTTATTTGGAGAAAGAGAAATGGAGAGGAGGGATAGGTTGAGGATGCTAATGGCCAAACTTGATTCTGAAGGACAATTGGATAAGTTAATGAAGGTTTTAGAGGAAGAAGAAGCTTCAACGAATGCAGTTGCAatggatgatggtggtggtggtgaggaTGAAGGTGAAGCTGTTCAGTATCCGTTTTATACGGAGGGGTCTACGGCTTTGTTGAAAGCGCGGTACGCGATTGCAAAAGATTCGGTTGTGAAAGCTGCGTTGAGGTTGGATAGGGCTAGAAGAAAGAGGGATGATCCTGATGAAGATATGGATGCTGAGATTAATTGGGCGTTGGAGAATGCGGTTAGTTTTGGGTTGGATTGTAGTGAGATTGGTGATGATCGGCCTCTTTCAGGGTGTTCGTTTTCATGTGATGGCAAGTTTCTCGCTACCTG TTCATTAACTGGAGTTGCTAAAATATGGAGCATGCCAGGTGTAAAGATCGTATCTTTATTAAAAGGGCATACAGAACGAGCAACTGATGTTTCATTTTCTCAAACAAATAACCAAATCGCAACTGCTTCGGCTGATCGCACTGCAAAATTATGGAACATTGAAGGAACACTGTTGAATACATACAAGGGACATTTGGACCGTTTAGCACGTGTTGCTTTTCATCCTTCAGGGAATTATTTGGGTACAACTAGCTATGATAAGACTTGGAGATTATGGGATACAGAAACGGGTGACGAGTTGCTCCTACAAGAAGGTCATAGCCGAAGTGTGTATGGGTTAGCTTTTCATCCAGATGGCTCATTAGCAGCCTCTTGTGGGCTCGATGCACTTGCTCGTGTGTGGGACCTACGGTCTGGGAGAAGCATTCTTTCCTTGGAAGGTCATGTGAAGCCG GTTCTTGGTATTAGTTTTTCACCAAATGGGTATCATTTGGCAACAGGTGGTGAAGATAATACTTGTAGAATTTGGGATTTGAGGAAAAAGAAATCGTTGTATACTATTCCCGCCCATTCAAATCTGATTTCTCAAATTAAATTTGAGCCTCAAGAGGGATACTTTTTAGTAACTTCTTCTTATGATATGACTGCTAAG ATATGGTCATCCAGAGATTTCAAGCCCGTCAAGGTTCTTTCTGGCCACGAGGCTAAAGTTACATCTGTTGATGTAACTGCAG ATGGACAAAGTATTGCAACTGTTTCTCATGACAGGACAATAAAACTATGGTCTAGCCAAAATGCTGAAAAGGACAAAGCAACAGCAATGGACTTTGATTAA